A part of Bombus affinis isolate iyBomAffi1 chromosome 12, iyBomAffi1.2, whole genome shotgun sequence genomic DNA contains:
- the LOC126922801 gene encoding insulin receptor substrate 1 isoform X2, with the protein MSSSRGLVSPSGGPVVLSGHVKKLKTQKKKFFVLRGEAPGYPACLEYYDSKKKFENRQPPKRSILLNSCFNINRRMDTKHKHVIALYTKDECFCLILESEKELDEWLKAMLLLQSGDVADGEQPRPIFEHVWQVTMQKKGLGERKNIHGPYRLCLTDRTLSLVKIGAKDNSDTIEFPLICIRRCGYMERIFYMEVGRSAVTGGGELWMEAEDNNIANNMHAAIMNSMSNSSSKKDDVGPRERIRSSSATEASKPIGVLQRHAGQRFHNSPLVVAGTGAGTAGIASTNNNCATTTRRRHSVASHPHSVNNSQSVHVTTSTTTTTITTTITITTTATVTTTTTTATISHQRTLSLPLAAIINQMQSSKRSVLRCANGRDRCDSLPSRARTTSESHPASMLSHPRSTLRPHSMYGKGASYSPPITSMPISPASGACSTDSAGSSLSMDDGGENVLEEGTVSRYGHSLTPDEPVILEENGDDYAPWSTSHSHHKYSPNFKSHSPSQQSSYIEMCSPFGSSPGRSGGYMPMSSGTGYSHSRGSSLVEESNTLPEGYVPMAPVGNNGYVDMDPSHNHNGHFADDLSHGGSSCSVTSGTPSTDLRFSEYHLDKVTSFLPPGEDLQARPARAYSIGSRPEPVNRHRKNRLDITQQEASRVRAFSVGSRSKRPEIGRLANVVTATLPVGCESSSSNKSNSAPLLSSSWGHNSGCSVTSERMEDLMELDFTKPNISATFNSPPSSYSQSQSQSHSYSTATDTSSYVDMSPGQPPSSTTAPYVDMSRINKINRNNNNNTITANQNHSHIHVSSSASIHKPVITTLKPVEEAEGPYMRMDGVMEDWSQSDTSPKQIASPMQEECVQSNGPPGATRTAPVDLPRRPAADYVDMSFKSRTSLEQDYMNMNMSSRNNRKPIATRAGSRKEKSRSQPIAIQAGNKPIKTPSFLPLNGSPESESLASTPASPPRATPTGSSATIFPFSLNSPQSPEKSFTHQKDTDKSSELNMTSKRSNDRTMAETTSSRVSSTINSISVTEANKTLAKIINDRPSSPTGKDSQVSRVISNNSLTSQDSTLNAITKKFSDLNVSKPRLITASPNTSPTLPGFKPTVEKRASSPKLLDETPTPTPTAMPSPLEKENFVQIDAEILHYASLDLPEVANVAPISSASQEGFNYAEIDFAKLK; encoded by the exons ATGTCTTCGAGCAGAGGTTTAGTCTCCCCTTCAGGAGGTCCCGTTGTTCTCTCCGGTCACGTGAAGAAGCTAAAGACGCAGAAGAAAAAATTCTTTGTACTGCGTGGCGAGGCACCAGGATATCCCGCGTGTCTCGAATATTACGATAGcaaaaagaaatttgaaaataggCAACCGCCAAAGCGCAGCATCTTGTTGAACAGCTGTTTCAATATTAATAGACGCATGGATACCAAACACAAACATGTTATCGCATTGTATACGAAAGACGAATGCTTTTGCTTGATTCTGGAGAGTGAGAAAGAATTGGATGAATGGCTGAAAGCGATGCTTTTACTTCAGAGCGGAGATGTAGCTGATGGAGAGCAACCTCGGCCTATATTTG aacATGTATGGCAAGTTACAATGCAGAAAAAAGGACTAGGTGAACGAAAGAATATTCATGGCCCCTATAGGCTATGTTTAACTGACCGAACATTAAGCCTAGTGAAAATCGGGGCAAAGGATAATTCAGACACTATAGAATTCCCT TTAATTTGTATCAGACGATGTGGATATATGGAACGTATCTTCTACATGGAAGTAGGTCGTTCAGCTGTTACTGGTGGCGGTGAATTATGGATGGAAGCTGAAGACAATAATATAGCAAATAATATGCATGCTGCTATTATGAATTCTATGAGCAATTCTAGTAGCAAGAAAGACGATGTGGGGCCACGTGAAAGAATTCGCAGTTCCTCTGCCACCGAAGCCAGCAAGCCAATTGGTGTGCTGCAACGACATGCTGGACAAAGATTTCATAATTCGCCATTAG TCGTTGCTGGTACCGGGGCTGGGACTGCTGGGATTGCCTCGACTAATAACAACTGTGCCACTACCACTAGACGTCGTCATTCGGTAGCGAGTCATCCCCATTCCGTCAATAATTCCCAATCCGTTCATGTTACAACAAGTACAACTACAACAACCATCACCACCACTATTACCATCACTACGACCGCTACCGTGACCACCACAACCACAACCGCGACAATATCCCATCAGAGAACCTTGTCGCTGCCCTTAGCTGCCATTATCAATCAAATGCAATCATCTAAAAGATCAGTTTTACGCT GTGCAAACGGGCGTGACAGGTGTGATAGTTTACCATCGAGGGCTCGTACCACCAGCGAGAGCCATCCAGCATCAATGTTAAGTCATCCTAGGAGTACTCTGAGACCGCATTCTATGTACGGAAAAGGCGCATCCTACTCACCACCGATCACTTCGATGCCTATCAGTCCTGCTTCCGGTGCATGTTCCACAGACTCCGCGGGATCATCTCTTTCAATGGACGATGGTGGCGAAAATGTGTTGGAAGAGGGTACCGTTTCGAGATACGGTCATTCTTTAACGCCTGACGAACCTGTTATTCTGGAGGAGAATGGCGACGATTATGCTCCGTGGTCCACGTCGCATTCGCATCATAAATATTCACCAAATTTCAAGTCGCATTCTCCTTCTCAG CAAAGTTCCTATATAGAAATGTGCAGCCCTTTTGGATCAAGTCCTGGGCGTAGCGGAGGTTACATGCCAATGAGTTCAGGAACAGGATATTCGCATTCACGAGGATCTTCCCTCGTAGAAGAATCAAACACTCTACCAGAAGGTTACGTACCTATGGCACCCGTTGGAAATAACGGATACGTCGACATGGATCCTTCGCATAATCATAATGGCCATTTTGCCGATGATCTGTCGCATGGTGGCAGTAGTTGTTCCGTTACATCTGGCACACCCAGTACAGATTTGCGTTTCTCCGAGTATCATTTAGACAAAGTAACGAGTTTTCTTCCACCCGGAGAGGATTTGCAAGCTAGACCAGCAAGAGCCTATTCCATTGGGTCTCGACCAGAACCTGTGAACAGGCATCGCAAAAATAG GTTGGACATTACTCAGCAAGAAGCTAGCCGAGTACGAGCGTTCTCTGTAGGCAGCAGATCTAAGAGACCTGAAATTGGCAGGTTAGCGAATGTAGTCACTGCAACGTTACCAGTTGGTTGTGAAAGCTCGAGTTCCAATAAATCAAACTCAGCGCCATTGTTATCGAGTTCTTGGGGACACAATTCCGGTTGCTCTGTAACTTCTGAACGAATGGAGGACCTAATGGAATTGGACTTCACGAAACCCAATATTTCTGCAACCTTCAATTCACCACCTTCATCTTATTCGCAGTCGCAATCTCAGTCGCATTCGTATTCTACTGCCACCGACACCAGTTCCTACGTTGATATGTCTCCTGGACAACCGCCGTCGTCGACCACTGCCCCGTACGTCGATATGAGCCGCATAAATAAG attaatcgtaataacaataacaatacaATCACTGCCAATCAAAATCATAGTCACATTCATGTATCGTCCTCTGCTTCCATACATAAACCTGTAATTACTACTTTGAAACCGGTGGAAGAAGCAGAAGGACCATACATGAGAATGGATGGTGTAATGGAGGATTGGTCACAATCCGATACAAGTCCTAAGCAAATTGCATCGCCTATGCAAGAAGAGTGTGTGCAATCGAACGGACCGCCAG GAGCCACGAGAACAGCACCGGTCGATCTTCCACGGCGCCCAGCTGCCGACTATGTTGACATGAGTTTTAAATCAAGAACAAGTTTAGAACAAGActatatgaatatgaatatgagCAGTCGAAACAATCGTAAACCAATAGCGACGCGAGCTGGTAGTCGAAAGGAGAAGTCTCGTTCGCAACCAATCGCGATTCAAGCTGGAAATAAACCTATAAAAACGCCTAGTTTCTTACCTCTAAACGGAAGTCCGGAATCAGAAAGCTTAGCAAGTACACCGGCGTCGCCGCCACGGGCAACTCCAACAGGTTCCTCCGCGACTATTTTCCCTTTTTCCTTGAATAGCCCGCAATCACCCGAGAAATCGTTCACTCACCAAAAGGATACTGATAAATCTTCAGAGCTGAATATGACTTCTAAACGCAGTAACGATCGTACAATGGCAGAAACTACAAGTAGTAGAGTTAGTAGCACGATCAATTCTATTTCTGTAACGGAGGCGAATAAAACCTTGGCGAAAATAATTAACGATAGACCGTCTAGTCCTACAGGGAAAGATAGTCAAGTTAGTCGCGTGATATCAAACAACTCATTGACCTCGCAAGATAGTACGTTGAACGCTATAACAAAGAAGTTTTCCGATTTGAACGTATCAAAACCACGTTTAATCACTGCGTCTCCAAACACCAGTCCGACGTTACCTGGTTTTAAGCCAACCGTTGAAAAGCGGGCCTCGTCTCCCAAATTGCTAGACGAGACGCCCACACCTACACCTACCGCCATGCCAAGCCCCTTAGAAAAGGAGAATTTCGTGCAAATTGATGCAGAAATTTTGCACTACGCTAGTCTAGATCTTCCTGAGGTTGCTAACGTGGCACCTATTTCGTCAGCATCCCAAGAAGGCTTCAATTACGCTGAAATCGATTTTGCTAAACTTAAATAA
- the LOC126922801 gene encoding insulin receptor substrate 1-B isoform X1: MSSSRGLVSPSGGPVVLSGHVKKLKTQKKKFFVLRGEAPGYPACLEYYDSKKKFENRQPPKRSILLNSCFNINRRMDTKHKHVIALYTKDECFCLILESEKELDEWLKAMLLLQSGDVADGEQPRPIFEHVWQVTMQKKGLGERKNIHGPYRLCLTDRTLSLVKIGAKDNSDTIEFPLICIRRCGYMERIFYMEVGRSAVTGGGELWMEAEDNNIANNMHAAIMNSMSNSSSKKDDVGPRERIRSSSATEASKPIGVLQRHAGQRFHNSPLEEHRTHEEQVDQLQEQEQSNQTQSTSSCNTITVVAGTGAGTAGIASTNNNCATTTRRRHSVASHPHSVNNSQSVHVTTSTTTTTITTTITITTTATVTTTTTTATISHQRTLSLPLAAIINQMQSSKRSVLRCANGRDRCDSLPSRARTTSESHPASMLSHPRSTLRPHSMYGKGASYSPPITSMPISPASGACSTDSAGSSLSMDDGGENVLEEGTVSRYGHSLTPDEPVILEENGDDYAPWSTSHSHHKYSPNFKSHSPSQQSSYIEMCSPFGSSPGRSGGYMPMSSGTGYSHSRGSSLVEESNTLPEGYVPMAPVGNNGYVDMDPSHNHNGHFADDLSHGGSSCSVTSGTPSTDLRFSEYHLDKVTSFLPPGEDLQARPARAYSIGSRPEPVNRHRKNRLDITQQEASRVRAFSVGSRSKRPEIGRLANVVTATLPVGCESSSSNKSNSAPLLSSSWGHNSGCSVTSERMEDLMELDFTKPNISATFNSPPSSYSQSQSQSHSYSTATDTSSYVDMSPGQPPSSTTAPYVDMSRINKINRNNNNNTITANQNHSHIHVSSSASIHKPVITTLKPVEEAEGPYMRMDGVMEDWSQSDTSPKQIASPMQEECVQSNGPPGATRTAPVDLPRRPAADYVDMSFKSRTSLEQDYMNMNMSSRNNRKPIATRAGSRKEKSRSQPIAIQAGNKPIKTPSFLPLNGSPESESLASTPASPPRATPTGSSATIFPFSLNSPQSPEKSFTHQKDTDKSSELNMTSKRSNDRTMAETTSSRVSSTINSISVTEANKTLAKIINDRPSSPTGKDSQVSRVISNNSLTSQDSTLNAITKKFSDLNVSKPRLITASPNTSPTLPGFKPTVEKRASSPKLLDETPTPTPTAMPSPLEKENFVQIDAEILHYASLDLPEVANVAPISSASQEGFNYAEIDFAKLK; encoded by the exons ATGTCTTCGAGCAGAGGTTTAGTCTCCCCTTCAGGAGGTCCCGTTGTTCTCTCCGGTCACGTGAAGAAGCTAAAGACGCAGAAGAAAAAATTCTTTGTACTGCGTGGCGAGGCACCAGGATATCCCGCGTGTCTCGAATATTACGATAGcaaaaagaaatttgaaaataggCAACCGCCAAAGCGCAGCATCTTGTTGAACAGCTGTTTCAATATTAATAGACGCATGGATACCAAACACAAACATGTTATCGCATTGTATACGAAAGACGAATGCTTTTGCTTGATTCTGGAGAGTGAGAAAGAATTGGATGAATGGCTGAAAGCGATGCTTTTACTTCAGAGCGGAGATGTAGCTGATGGAGAGCAACCTCGGCCTATATTTG aacATGTATGGCAAGTTACAATGCAGAAAAAAGGACTAGGTGAACGAAAGAATATTCATGGCCCCTATAGGCTATGTTTAACTGACCGAACATTAAGCCTAGTGAAAATCGGGGCAAAGGATAATTCAGACACTATAGAATTCCCT TTAATTTGTATCAGACGATGTGGATATATGGAACGTATCTTCTACATGGAAGTAGGTCGTTCAGCTGTTACTGGTGGCGGTGAATTATGGATGGAAGCTGAAGACAATAATATAGCAAATAATATGCATGCTGCTATTATGAATTCTATGAGCAATTCTAGTAGCAAGAAAGACGATGTGGGGCCACGTGAAAGAATTCGCAGTTCCTCTGCCACCGAAGCCAGCAAGCCAATTGGTGTGCTGCAACGACATGCTGGACAAAGATTTCATAATTCGCCATTAG AGGAACACAGGACGCACGAGGAGCAGGTGGATCAACTTCAAGAACAGGAGCAGTCTAATCAGACTCAGAGTACCTCTTCTTGCAATACGATCACGG TCGTTGCTGGTACCGGGGCTGGGACTGCTGGGATTGCCTCGACTAATAACAACTGTGCCACTACCACTAGACGTCGTCATTCGGTAGCGAGTCATCCCCATTCCGTCAATAATTCCCAATCCGTTCATGTTACAACAAGTACAACTACAACAACCATCACCACCACTATTACCATCACTACGACCGCTACCGTGACCACCACAACCACAACCGCGACAATATCCCATCAGAGAACCTTGTCGCTGCCCTTAGCTGCCATTATCAATCAAATGCAATCATCTAAAAGATCAGTTTTACGCT GTGCAAACGGGCGTGACAGGTGTGATAGTTTACCATCGAGGGCTCGTACCACCAGCGAGAGCCATCCAGCATCAATGTTAAGTCATCCTAGGAGTACTCTGAGACCGCATTCTATGTACGGAAAAGGCGCATCCTACTCACCACCGATCACTTCGATGCCTATCAGTCCTGCTTCCGGTGCATGTTCCACAGACTCCGCGGGATCATCTCTTTCAATGGACGATGGTGGCGAAAATGTGTTGGAAGAGGGTACCGTTTCGAGATACGGTCATTCTTTAACGCCTGACGAACCTGTTATTCTGGAGGAGAATGGCGACGATTATGCTCCGTGGTCCACGTCGCATTCGCATCATAAATATTCACCAAATTTCAAGTCGCATTCTCCTTCTCAG CAAAGTTCCTATATAGAAATGTGCAGCCCTTTTGGATCAAGTCCTGGGCGTAGCGGAGGTTACATGCCAATGAGTTCAGGAACAGGATATTCGCATTCACGAGGATCTTCCCTCGTAGAAGAATCAAACACTCTACCAGAAGGTTACGTACCTATGGCACCCGTTGGAAATAACGGATACGTCGACATGGATCCTTCGCATAATCATAATGGCCATTTTGCCGATGATCTGTCGCATGGTGGCAGTAGTTGTTCCGTTACATCTGGCACACCCAGTACAGATTTGCGTTTCTCCGAGTATCATTTAGACAAAGTAACGAGTTTTCTTCCACCCGGAGAGGATTTGCAAGCTAGACCAGCAAGAGCCTATTCCATTGGGTCTCGACCAGAACCTGTGAACAGGCATCGCAAAAATAG GTTGGACATTACTCAGCAAGAAGCTAGCCGAGTACGAGCGTTCTCTGTAGGCAGCAGATCTAAGAGACCTGAAATTGGCAGGTTAGCGAATGTAGTCACTGCAACGTTACCAGTTGGTTGTGAAAGCTCGAGTTCCAATAAATCAAACTCAGCGCCATTGTTATCGAGTTCTTGGGGACACAATTCCGGTTGCTCTGTAACTTCTGAACGAATGGAGGACCTAATGGAATTGGACTTCACGAAACCCAATATTTCTGCAACCTTCAATTCACCACCTTCATCTTATTCGCAGTCGCAATCTCAGTCGCATTCGTATTCTACTGCCACCGACACCAGTTCCTACGTTGATATGTCTCCTGGACAACCGCCGTCGTCGACCACTGCCCCGTACGTCGATATGAGCCGCATAAATAAG attaatcgtaataacaataacaatacaATCACTGCCAATCAAAATCATAGTCACATTCATGTATCGTCCTCTGCTTCCATACATAAACCTGTAATTACTACTTTGAAACCGGTGGAAGAAGCAGAAGGACCATACATGAGAATGGATGGTGTAATGGAGGATTGGTCACAATCCGATACAAGTCCTAAGCAAATTGCATCGCCTATGCAAGAAGAGTGTGTGCAATCGAACGGACCGCCAG GAGCCACGAGAACAGCACCGGTCGATCTTCCACGGCGCCCAGCTGCCGACTATGTTGACATGAGTTTTAAATCAAGAACAAGTTTAGAACAAGActatatgaatatgaatatgagCAGTCGAAACAATCGTAAACCAATAGCGACGCGAGCTGGTAGTCGAAAGGAGAAGTCTCGTTCGCAACCAATCGCGATTCAAGCTGGAAATAAACCTATAAAAACGCCTAGTTTCTTACCTCTAAACGGAAGTCCGGAATCAGAAAGCTTAGCAAGTACACCGGCGTCGCCGCCACGGGCAACTCCAACAGGTTCCTCCGCGACTATTTTCCCTTTTTCCTTGAATAGCCCGCAATCACCCGAGAAATCGTTCACTCACCAAAAGGATACTGATAAATCTTCAGAGCTGAATATGACTTCTAAACGCAGTAACGATCGTACAATGGCAGAAACTACAAGTAGTAGAGTTAGTAGCACGATCAATTCTATTTCTGTAACGGAGGCGAATAAAACCTTGGCGAAAATAATTAACGATAGACCGTCTAGTCCTACAGGGAAAGATAGTCAAGTTAGTCGCGTGATATCAAACAACTCATTGACCTCGCAAGATAGTACGTTGAACGCTATAACAAAGAAGTTTTCCGATTTGAACGTATCAAAACCACGTTTAATCACTGCGTCTCCAAACACCAGTCCGACGTTACCTGGTTTTAAGCCAACCGTTGAAAAGCGGGCCTCGTCTCCCAAATTGCTAGACGAGACGCCCACACCTACACCTACCGCCATGCCAAGCCCCTTAGAAAAGGAGAATTTCGTGCAAATTGATGCAGAAATTTTGCACTACGCTAGTCTAGATCTTCCTGAGGTTGCTAACGTGGCACCTATTTCGTCAGCATCCCAAGAAGGCTTCAATTACGCTGAAATCGATTTTGCTAAACTTAAATAA
- the LOC126922801 gene encoding insulin receptor substrate 1 isoform X3: MSSSRGLVSPSGGPVVLSGHVKKLKTQKKKFFVLRGEAPGYPACLEYYDSKKKFENRQPPKRSILLNSCFNINRRMDTKHKHVIALYTKDECFCLILESEKELDEWLKAMLLLQSGDVADGEQPRPIFEHVWQVTMQKKGLGERKNIHGPYRLCLTDRTLSLVKIGAKDNSDTIEFPLICIRRCGYMERIFYMEVGRSAVTGGGELWMEAEDNNIANNMHAAIMNSMSNSSSKKDDVGPRERIRSSSATEASKPIGVLQRHAGQRFHNSPLEEHRTHEEQVDQLQEQEQSNQTQSTSSCNTITGANGRDRCDSLPSRARTTSESHPASMLSHPRSTLRPHSMYGKGASYSPPITSMPISPASGACSTDSAGSSLSMDDGGENVLEEGTVSRYGHSLTPDEPVILEENGDDYAPWSTSHSHHKYSPNFKSHSPSQQSSYIEMCSPFGSSPGRSGGYMPMSSGTGYSHSRGSSLVEESNTLPEGYVPMAPVGNNGYVDMDPSHNHNGHFADDLSHGGSSCSVTSGTPSTDLRFSEYHLDKVTSFLPPGEDLQARPARAYSIGSRPEPVNRHRKNRLDITQQEASRVRAFSVGSRSKRPEIGRLANVVTATLPVGCESSSSNKSNSAPLLSSSWGHNSGCSVTSERMEDLMELDFTKPNISATFNSPPSSYSQSQSQSHSYSTATDTSSYVDMSPGQPPSSTTAPYVDMSRINKINRNNNNNTITANQNHSHIHVSSSASIHKPVITTLKPVEEAEGPYMRMDGVMEDWSQSDTSPKQIASPMQEECVQSNGPPGATRTAPVDLPRRPAADYVDMSFKSRTSLEQDYMNMNMSSRNNRKPIATRAGSRKEKSRSQPIAIQAGNKPIKTPSFLPLNGSPESESLASTPASPPRATPTGSSATIFPFSLNSPQSPEKSFTHQKDTDKSSELNMTSKRSNDRTMAETTSSRVSSTINSISVTEANKTLAKIINDRPSSPTGKDSQVSRVISNNSLTSQDSTLNAITKKFSDLNVSKPRLITASPNTSPTLPGFKPTVEKRASSPKLLDETPTPTPTAMPSPLEKENFVQIDAEILHYASLDLPEVANVAPISSASQEGFNYAEIDFAKLK, encoded by the exons ATGTCTTCGAGCAGAGGTTTAGTCTCCCCTTCAGGAGGTCCCGTTGTTCTCTCCGGTCACGTGAAGAAGCTAAAGACGCAGAAGAAAAAATTCTTTGTACTGCGTGGCGAGGCACCAGGATATCCCGCGTGTCTCGAATATTACGATAGcaaaaagaaatttgaaaataggCAACCGCCAAAGCGCAGCATCTTGTTGAACAGCTGTTTCAATATTAATAGACGCATGGATACCAAACACAAACATGTTATCGCATTGTATACGAAAGACGAATGCTTTTGCTTGATTCTGGAGAGTGAGAAAGAATTGGATGAATGGCTGAAAGCGATGCTTTTACTTCAGAGCGGAGATGTAGCTGATGGAGAGCAACCTCGGCCTATATTTG aacATGTATGGCAAGTTACAATGCAGAAAAAAGGACTAGGTGAACGAAAGAATATTCATGGCCCCTATAGGCTATGTTTAACTGACCGAACATTAAGCCTAGTGAAAATCGGGGCAAAGGATAATTCAGACACTATAGAATTCCCT TTAATTTGTATCAGACGATGTGGATATATGGAACGTATCTTCTACATGGAAGTAGGTCGTTCAGCTGTTACTGGTGGCGGTGAATTATGGATGGAAGCTGAAGACAATAATATAGCAAATAATATGCATGCTGCTATTATGAATTCTATGAGCAATTCTAGTAGCAAGAAAGACGATGTGGGGCCACGTGAAAGAATTCGCAGTTCCTCTGCCACCGAAGCCAGCAAGCCAATTGGTGTGCTGCAACGACATGCTGGACAAAGATTTCATAATTCGCCATTAG AGGAACACAGGACGCACGAGGAGCAGGTGGATCAACTTCAAGAACAGGAGCAGTCTAATCAGACTCAGAGTACCTCTTCTTGCAATACGATCACGG GTGCAAACGGGCGTGACAGGTGTGATAGTTTACCATCGAGGGCTCGTACCACCAGCGAGAGCCATCCAGCATCAATGTTAAGTCATCCTAGGAGTACTCTGAGACCGCATTCTATGTACGGAAAAGGCGCATCCTACTCACCACCGATCACTTCGATGCCTATCAGTCCTGCTTCCGGTGCATGTTCCACAGACTCCGCGGGATCATCTCTTTCAATGGACGATGGTGGCGAAAATGTGTTGGAAGAGGGTACCGTTTCGAGATACGGTCATTCTTTAACGCCTGACGAACCTGTTATTCTGGAGGAGAATGGCGACGATTATGCTCCGTGGTCCACGTCGCATTCGCATCATAAATATTCACCAAATTTCAAGTCGCATTCTCCTTCTCAG CAAAGTTCCTATATAGAAATGTGCAGCCCTTTTGGATCAAGTCCTGGGCGTAGCGGAGGTTACATGCCAATGAGTTCAGGAACAGGATATTCGCATTCACGAGGATCTTCCCTCGTAGAAGAATCAAACACTCTACCAGAAGGTTACGTACCTATGGCACCCGTTGGAAATAACGGATACGTCGACATGGATCCTTCGCATAATCATAATGGCCATTTTGCCGATGATCTGTCGCATGGTGGCAGTAGTTGTTCCGTTACATCTGGCACACCCAGTACAGATTTGCGTTTCTCCGAGTATCATTTAGACAAAGTAACGAGTTTTCTTCCACCCGGAGAGGATTTGCAAGCTAGACCAGCAAGAGCCTATTCCATTGGGTCTCGACCAGAACCTGTGAACAGGCATCGCAAAAATAG GTTGGACATTACTCAGCAAGAAGCTAGCCGAGTACGAGCGTTCTCTGTAGGCAGCAGATCTAAGAGACCTGAAATTGGCAGGTTAGCGAATGTAGTCACTGCAACGTTACCAGTTGGTTGTGAAAGCTCGAGTTCCAATAAATCAAACTCAGCGCCATTGTTATCGAGTTCTTGGGGACACAATTCCGGTTGCTCTGTAACTTCTGAACGAATGGAGGACCTAATGGAATTGGACTTCACGAAACCCAATATTTCTGCAACCTTCAATTCACCACCTTCATCTTATTCGCAGTCGCAATCTCAGTCGCATTCGTATTCTACTGCCACCGACACCAGTTCCTACGTTGATATGTCTCCTGGACAACCGCCGTCGTCGACCACTGCCCCGTACGTCGATATGAGCCGCATAAATAAG attaatcgtaataacaataacaatacaATCACTGCCAATCAAAATCATAGTCACATTCATGTATCGTCCTCTGCTTCCATACATAAACCTGTAATTACTACTTTGAAACCGGTGGAAGAAGCAGAAGGACCATACATGAGAATGGATGGTGTAATGGAGGATTGGTCACAATCCGATACAAGTCCTAAGCAAATTGCATCGCCTATGCAAGAAGAGTGTGTGCAATCGAACGGACCGCCAG GAGCCACGAGAACAGCACCGGTCGATCTTCCACGGCGCCCAGCTGCCGACTATGTTGACATGAGTTTTAAATCAAGAACAAGTTTAGAACAAGActatatgaatatgaatatgagCAGTCGAAACAATCGTAAACCAATAGCGACGCGAGCTGGTAGTCGAAAGGAGAAGTCTCGTTCGCAACCAATCGCGATTCAAGCTGGAAATAAACCTATAAAAACGCCTAGTTTCTTACCTCTAAACGGAAGTCCGGAATCAGAAAGCTTAGCAAGTACACCGGCGTCGCCGCCACGGGCAACTCCAACAGGTTCCTCCGCGACTATTTTCCCTTTTTCCTTGAATAGCCCGCAATCACCCGAGAAATCGTTCACTCACCAAAAGGATACTGATAAATCTTCAGAGCTGAATATGACTTCTAAACGCAGTAACGATCGTACAATGGCAGAAACTACAAGTAGTAGAGTTAGTAGCACGATCAATTCTATTTCTGTAACGGAGGCGAATAAAACCTTGGCGAAAATAATTAACGATAGACCGTCTAGTCCTACAGGGAAAGATAGTCAAGTTAGTCGCGTGATATCAAACAACTCATTGACCTCGCAAGATAGTACGTTGAACGCTATAACAAAGAAGTTTTCCGATTTGAACGTATCAAAACCACGTTTAATCACTGCGTCTCCAAACACCAGTCCGACGTTACCTGGTTTTAAGCCAACCGTTGAAAAGCGGGCCTCGTCTCCCAAATTGCTAGACGAGACGCCCACACCTACACCTACCGCCATGCCAAGCCCCTTAGAAAAGGAGAATTTCGTGCAAATTGATGCAGAAATTTTGCACTACGCTAGTCTAGATCTTCCTGAGGTTGCTAACGTGGCACCTATTTCGTCAGCATCCCAAGAAGGCTTCAATTACGCTGAAATCGATTTTGCTAAACTTAAATAA